In a genomic window of Cydia fagiglandana chromosome 8, ilCydFagi1.1, whole genome shotgun sequence:
- the LOC134666576 gene encoding membrane-associated progesterone receptor component 1-like: MSSGPEPKAMEAENQEAGSSIFTDIIYSPVNLLLTVNCVFIVVMIYKLLRSRFSKQSVEAAIPELPKIRKDMTVAELRQYDGIQPDGRVLVAVNGWIFDVTRGRRFYGPGGPYATFGGKDASRGLATFSVTSSDKEYDDLSDLNSMEMESVKEWEAQFREKYDLVGRLLKPGEEPTNYSDEEGEETDPSTTNSVDKKEN, encoded by the exons ATGTCATCAGGACCAGAACCCAAGGCCATGGAAGCGGAAAATCAAGAAGCGGGATCGAGTATATTTACCGATATAATTTATAGCCCCGTTAATTTGCTATTGactgtaaattgtgtttttattgTTGTAAtgatatataaattattaaggAGTAGGTTTTCTAAACAGTCAGTCGAAGCTGCGATCCCAGAATTGCCTAAAATTCGTAAAGATATGACGGTGGCCGAATTGCGGCAATATGATGGGATTCAGCCGGACGGGCGCGTGCTGGTGGCTGTAAATGGGTGGATATTCGACGTTACGCGGGGACGCCGCTTCTACGGGCCCG GTGGTCCATATGCTACATTTGGCGGTAAGGACGCCTCCCGAGGGCTGGCGACATTCTCCGTGACGTCATCAGACAAGGAGTATGACGACCTAAGTGATCTCAACTCTATGGAGATGGAGTCAGTTAAAGAGTGGGAGGCTCAGTTCCGag AGAAATACGACCTAGTGGGGCGCCTCCTGAAGCCGGGAGAGGAGCCCACTAACTACTCTGACGAGGAGGGGGAAGAGACCGACCCATCCACCACCAATTCCGTCGACAAAAAGGAAAACTAA
- the LOC134667020 gene encoding large ribosomal subunit protein bL27m has translation MVLNFLFTKSKVSTVLLESVRNASKKTGGSTKNTNCKVKPKHRGWKKQDGHTVQAGNILATQRTPRFHPGLNVGFGRNGTLFAMEPGKVVVTCEKFDPNWEHTWVQRVYGGREQQTIYKKYFNVIPAPQHQRFKLVDEV, from the exons atggttttaaattttttatttacaaagagCAAAGTATCTACGGTTCTACTTG AATCTGTGCGGAATGCCAGTAAGAAGACTGGCGGCAGCACGAAGAATACGAATTGCAAAGTAAAACCGAAGCACAGAGGATGGAAGAAACAGGATGGTCATACTGTGCAGGCAGGGAACATACTTGCGACACAAAGGACTCCTAGGTTTCATCCTGGACTTAAT GTTGGATTTGGTCGCAACGGCACACTGTTTGCCATGGAGCCGGGTAAAGTGGTTGTGACATGTGAGAAATTTGATCCTAACTGGGAGCACACATGGGTCCAGCGGGTCTACGGAGGCCGGGAACAACAGACCATCTATAAGAAATACTTTAACGTTATCCCTGCACCACAGCATCAGAGGTTCAAGCTGGTTGATGAAGTATAA